caatacattccacgacttttCTCTTCCCGAACCAAACAGGGTaaatagccgaatggcacaaacgctcacgaaacgaaacgctcgtagatatctatccttATCGCccctgcgtattggcgtgacagagccagatcacctttcgcggcgtttcatttttgtttcgcgtcgcaaaaatgccattcggatacggCACCAGACCCTAAGCAATTGATAGTAAGTACAAAGAGTACTATACTGTGCCATCATCCGCTTCAGTGTTATGATCACGTCATGATCATCATGATGTTACAGACAGACATGACATCAAACATACCTATATGACTTTCCACGATAGAAGGGACCTTATGCTTCAAGTGCACTCATAGGTATGGTTAAATTCTTTTGAAATTCCAGAAACAGTCTATTAGAATAAAGTCCAAAATGATTGAACTTGAAGCACAAGGACCATTTTTTAATGAAACGCCACAGTATACAACTcttttttacgtcgggggttaaaaaccgtaGCGTAGATAGGAACTTCCGAGGCGTGGACGTGTTGACAACGTTGTCATGACAACCGAGTGTAAACTGACTTACTGCGTCAAATTATTTCCTACGTCGTGCGCTTAGTTTAATacttgaaataattgtaaattaAAACTGCATTGCATATCATTCGGCAAAGAAGCTTAATTAAGTGCCTATTTTAAGTGATTTTTAAGGTAAGTAGGCCAGTTTGCATGTATGTATTAGGACTAACTAGAATGCCTAGCTCATAAAAAACAGGAAGAATATAAGAGTAAgagtaggtacagatgtagtgcgaaaagatttgccttctaattgttacggaaacatacgaacgtgtcatgctatttcagtcagtgtcagtacaagatgtactgacattgactgaactagcatgacaaatacgaacgtttccgaaggaaacccttttcgcactaaatCTGTAAGATACTAGTGATATCTTTACTacaaaaatgtaggtaagtagcTCAGTAGAAATATACTTTTGCTAGTACCGTACTATCTAATGAATCAATGATTTATTTCCTTTCAGAGAAGAACAAAAATGGATTTGAATCTAATGGATAAGCTCCGATTACTAAAAATAGACACGGAATTACGGCCCCAGATAAAAATGAAGCCCATGAGCCGCTACTACTTCATCACCTCCACCAACCCTGGCGAGCAGTTCTTCGTATTTGTGTCTACGGCTGCTTGGCTCATCAGAAAGGCTGGAAAGTCATTCGAACAACCACAAGAAGAAGACGACCCAAACTCCACCATAGCCAACATCATTGAGGTACTACGAGAAAAACAAATGACAGTCGATTTCTCTTCACACAAACTCAAACAAGGTCACGGAGAAGAGGTATCCTACATACTTAATATATTAGCTGATGAAGCAATGAAAAAAGAAAACTTCGTCTGGCAGAAACCAATTATAAATCTAACGGATACCGAAGAAACTACTGACGATATAGATCAAGTGGAAGACGAAACAGAAATAACTTTAGACAAAGTCGAAGAAGAAATGGCGATATATTCCGAAGAATCTGAAGGCGAATTTGGCAGTGAAGATGATAAAGAATCGAGTAACGTGGCGGATAAGGTGCACGATTGGGAAGCGTGGAAGCTTGAGCTAGAGAGAGTTGCTCCGGCTTTGAGATTGAAAATAACTGCTGATGGAAGGGATTGGAGGGCGCGACATGCGCAAATGAAGACTTATAGGATGAACTGTTTGATAGATTTAAAACTACTGGTTCACAGCTTAATAAAATCCATGGAAATATAAGTTCAGTTATGGATAAAATAACAGCTAGAGAGAATATCTTGAACGAGCAGTTTGAACCATTAGTTAAAGAATATGGCGCGCTTCTTGATGAATTGAGTAAAGTAACTAATGAATATAAAGAGGTAAGCGTTGGCGTGACAGAAAGGCAAGAAATGCTGAATGAATTGACAGCTAAAGTGGAGAATATCAAGCAAAGAACGGAGTCTAAAGGATCATCTATGAACGATAACTCTCCGCTAGTTGCCGCAAAGAAAGCTGTCGTGAATTTGAAGAAGGATATACAAGAGTTGGATTTCCAGATTATTGTTCTACTCTGGCTGTTGACTACCAAGGAAAATCCTAACAGCAATAATTTGTTGGGAAATGTGGAGTCGCGAATGGTGACGAATGAAGTCTactgaataaaatattaattaaaaaaatgtacagtCTAGTGTTAAAATATGGGTAAAAGGtgataaaaaaacgtttattcGGAACTTAATGCTTAATACTAAATTACACATCTTCTGACAAACCACAATGTGATTTGTTTCTTAATTCGTCATAGTAAGAGCAATGGGAAATATTCTGGAGCAACTTTTGGAAACCCATAGTTAAACACGACTGTACCTACAGCCACGTCAGAAAATAAAGATAAAGtcccaaataatataaaatgaatTTGTTTTTTCATTGATGTATAGTTTTCCACTTTGTCAGTAcctatttgggccatttttttcacaGTTTTGTCCagcccacttttttgtaacatgggggtattttttacgcgattcatactcagaatcgcgaggtctttcgaacctgataggagaaaaaagatgtcccaagacttccatacatttttcaaaccttccatttcgttaccgccatacaaaatgtacctataaaaaatggtcggaccgtatgcttgtttgccactgacgtagtataaaaaaatggtaacggaatgggaaaaaccttgggacactttttttctcctattaggattgaaagagctcgcgattctgagtggaaaccacattaaaaaaatccaaatccactTTGTTGGGGTGGACAACATTTGTAAAAaaactgagattatccgcggacggacggacggacactTAATACATTGACTTTGCAACACTGaggactacggaaccctaaaaatgcttaacttcaaaatgggtaaatccattctgctataaggttgattatctttcagatttatattatattttttatatacaaccTTAAAAAAATGGACCACTTAATACAGGTTTGAAGTTAACACTGAGGACTAAattgtaaatttaataaaaatacttaattttatgcATTGCGTTTATTAtgtattaattataaaaaaattacgtaTACTAAACAACGATAAAAATTACTCACTCGTAATACAACAGAATACGTTATAAAATACTCTTTCGCATTTGTTTCGAGATCGAGAATTTGATCAGTATATCACGATTTTCGTAAAGAATCTTGAAATGAAGTAGGTATACTACACATATTTATCTCCTTATTCATAAGCGTTCACTAAAGTtttcaagccgataaagttcgtttgtccctttcaatcacaccaatacgtcggaaagggaccaACGAACttcatcggcttgataactttaatagTGAACtgttatgaataagggggttaactTTACTGTACTTATGTATTTGGTGTTACGCTCTCATGAAAATAACCTTTTGACCGCTGTAAACtcatacaacctgtttttattgatttcagtTAACTTTAggctttataatattttagtattatttattatgacatgTGTCGTCCGACAACACTAACTTATGTTATTCATAGGGTTCCCTTACATTTATTACATCATTTATTATGTAGTAAAACGAAAAACAAAGGTTTTTTTACAATTTAACAAAAATACAAAGTGGCGGTCCTGTATGACTAGTCTAACAACGTATAGAAATGtaacggaaataaaaaaaacacggtgtataaaaggCATACAATATCCATCTCATTTCGCTGCAGTCTGATCAGAGAAAACTTCGAGTAACTTCGTACCGATGGTGTCAAGAGCACGTTTATGAAAAATACTTAgcggttaaaaggttaaaattatttttcccctctcTAGCTCGGAAACCGTGTTTTGATggtgcattttatccactaagaGTAATTtgttgaataaaatcaaattaactgctttaaaattgataaaaaggTGAATCTAATAGATTTACCATCTG
The nucleotide sequence above comes from Leguminivora glycinivorella isolate SPB_JAAS2020 chromosome 18, LegGlyc_1.1, whole genome shotgun sequence. Encoded proteins:
- the LOC125235760 gene encoding LOW QUALITY PROTEIN: intraflagellar transport protein 57 homolog (The sequence of the model RefSeq protein was modified relative to this genomic sequence to represent the inferred CDS: inserted 1 base in 1 codon), which encodes MRVCGRRESSVATETRWSPPFLNLSVPRRTKMDLNLMDKLRLLKIDTELRPQIKMKPMSRYYFITSTNPGEQFFVFVSTAAWLIRKAGKSFEQPQEEDDPNSTIANIIEVLREKQMTVDFSSHKLKQGHGEEVSYILNILADEAMKKENFVWQKPIINLTDTEETTDDIDQVEDETEITLDKVEEEMAIYSEESEGEFGSEDDKESSNVADKVHDWEAWKLELERVAPALRLKITADGRDWRARHAQMKTYXDELFDRFKTTGSQLNKIHGNISSVMDKITARENILNEQFEPLVKEYGALLDELSKVTNEYKEVSVGVTERQEMLNELTAKVENIKQRTESKGSSMNDNSPLVAAKKAVVNLKKDIQELDFQIIVLLWLLTTKENPNSNNLLGNVESRMVTNEVY